The Mycolicibacterium monacense genome contains the following window.
GTTCGCGTTCGCGTGCATCGGCCTCCCGCTCGGCCGCGCGCCGGGATTCCGCCCAGTCGACGATCCGGCGGAACGGCACGGCGGCGCGCTGGATCAGCAGCGGCAGATCCTGCTCGCGGCACGCCTGCACCAATGCCTCGGGCAGTTCGTCCAGGACGTCGCCCAGGCCGATCAGCAGTGCGGCCACCCCCCGGTCGGTCAGCGTGGTGACGTAGCTGCGGATCTCGTCGGCGGACCGGCCGGCCACCGGGACACCGACACTCAGGATCAGTTCCTCGCCGGACAGGTACAGCGAGGGGTCGGCCAGTTCGGTGGGGTACACGTAGCGGATGGGTCGGTCGAGCGCGTCGATCGGCGTCGGCGTGTCGACGTGCAGACCGGGCTCGGCCAGCAGTTCGCCCAGGCTCACGGTGCCGTCGTGGGGTGTATCTGCCACCGTCTCCGCCGCCTGGACCGTCATGGCTGCGGAGTCTAGGCGGCTGATCTTGTCCTCACAGGTCGAGTGTCAGCCTGCTCCCACCACGTGACCGGGAGACGCAGATCATCATCGTCGCGTTCGACCGGCGTTCGTCCTCGCTGAGCAACTCGTCTCGGTGGTCGACCTCGCCGGCGAGCACCTTGGTCTCGCACGTGCCGCAGAACCCGGCGGCACACGAGAACGCGGTGTCCGGATTCACTTCGAGGACGGCGTCGAGCACGCTCGTACCGGCGGGCACCGTCACGGTGACGCCGCTGCGCGCCAACTCGACGTCGAACGCGCCGTCGCCGTCGACGGTCGGCGGGACGTCCCCGGCTGCCGCGGCGAACCGCTCCACGTGCAGATCCAACCCCGGGTGGCGGGCGCACGCGTCCGACACGGCGGCGATCATCGCCGGTGGCCCACAGCAGTAGACGGCGGTACCCGGCGGGCTGTCCGCCAGCGCGCCGGCGATGTCGGGCAGACCCGCCTCGTCCTGCGGGATCACGTCGACGCCGTCGGATGCCTGCACCCGGTCGAGGAACGCCATCGCCGCCCGGTCGCGGCCGCCGTAGACGAGCCGCCACGGCGGTGGGTCCGTCCGCCCCCGCAGCGATTCGATCATCGACAGGATCGGAGTGATGCCGACGCCGCCGGCGAGGAACAGGTACCGCGGCGCATCGCTGAGCGCGAAGTTGTTGCGGGGCTCCCCCACCTCCAGCACCTCACCGATACGCAGCCGCTGGTGGATCTCCCGCGAGCCGCCGCGGCCGTCACCGACGAGCAGGACGGCGATCGTGTAGCTGTACGGGTCGTCGGCCGGCCCGCACAGCGAGTACTGCCGCACCAGCCCGGACGGCAACGTCACGGCGACATGGGCGCCCGGCGCCCACGCGGGCAACCGGTCGCCGGTCGGGCTGCGCAGCACCACGCTGACGATGCCGGCCGCTTCCCACTTCAGTTGGGTGACGCGCAGTTTCACGCGTGCACGTGGCCGTTGGCTCCGGCCTGCTCCAGGGGCGCCTCGACGAGTCCGCGGGCCTGTTGGATGGTCTGCACCGCGTACTGGGTCGCCCTGCGGTAGTTCAGCGTGTAGATGTCGGCCGGGGCGGAGACCTCGAACGCCTGACCGGCCAGCGGAACCTCTTTGGGCTCCAACCCTTCCAGCACCGGGGTGTCCTCGTTGAACACCATCGTCTCGGTTTCCAGAATCTCGTCGACCGTGCCGCCGCGGAAGTCGCGGTCGGTGGCCACACCCCAGAAGATGATGCACTTGTCGTAGCTCACCGGCGACGGGAAGTCCACGAGGTAGCGCTTGCCGGTCTCCGGACCGAAATCGTAGAGGATGGTGGCGATACCCGGGGCGTAGGAGTGGTAGTGCATCCAGGCGTCACCGACGTCGGAGAACTCCGACCCCGGCACCTGCCGGTAGAAGTAGGACGCCCACACCTCGCGCCCGTCGCGTTTGACGTCGAGGTCGCCCACCACCGGGTCGACGTCGCCCATCGACGGCTCGTGGACGAACGGGAAGTGGGCCATGTCGCGGAAGTTCTCGGTGGCGGCCATGAACCCGCAGTCGGCGTGGATCGGTTCGGCCGCACGCCATTCCAGCTCCAGGTCGGCAATCTCCGGCGGGTCGGGCAGGTCGAACACCGGATCACCCAGACACGTCCACACGTGCCCGAAGCGCTCGATGACGGGATAGGCCTTGATCGCGGCCTTCGGCGGGATCCGCCCGTTGGCAGGCAGTGACGGGATGCGCGAGCACGCTCCGGTGCTGCCGTCGAACTGCCACCCGTGGTACGGGCACTGGATGCTGTCGCCCACCACCTTTCCGTCCGCGAGGTTGGCCCCGCGGTGGATGCAGCGCCGGTCGGTGACGCGCGCCGCACCGGTCGAATCGCGGAACACCACGAGGTTCTGGTCGAGCAGTGTGGCGGACTGCGGGGTGGAGATGTCCTGGGACCTGGCGACGACGAACCAGACGTGCTGGTAGGCCTCGCGCAGTTTCTCGGGGGTCAGGGCTTCGCGGTTCACGGTCGGATCTCCTTACGGTCGGGCGGTGACCGGGGTGGGTTCGGGACGAGTGAGGGTGCGCGGGGTGAGGTGCTGGGCCCGCACGTGGGTGGCGATCTCGGACATACCGGCCACCCAGACGTCGTCCATGGCACGCACTTCGGCGATGAAGTCGCGCAGGGCGGCGGCCCGGCCGGGACGCCCGGACAGGAACGGGTGGTTGGTCAGGATCCACGCGCCACCGATGTCGCGCATCGCGTCGAGTTCGCAGCGCCACAACTCGATCGCCTTGGCCGGCGTCTCGATCAGCCCGGTACCGGAGAAGTCGGGGACGAAGCAGTACTGCTGCCAGTCGTCGAGCGCCCAGCTCACCGGCAACTCGACCAGCGAGGAGTCACCGACCGCGAGCTCGTAGGGATGGTCGGAGTCCATCAGCGTCGAGTCGTAGGTGAACCCATACTCGGCCAACAGCTTCGGGGTGTGCCAGTTCATCTCCCACATCGGCGCGCGGTAACCGGACGGCCGCACACCGGCGACCTCGTCGAGCGCCTCCAGACCACGTTCGAGAATTGCACGTTCGGTGTCCTCGTCGACGCCGACCAGCGACTCGTGCAGGTACCCGTGGTGGGCGATCTCGTGACCCGCCGTCGCGATCGACCGGATCGCCTCCGGGTGGCGGTGAGCCGTGTAGCCGGGCACGAAGAACGTTGCCGGAACGCTGAATTCGTCGAGGATATTCAGCAGGCGGGGCACGCCCACCAAGGGGCCGTACGCCTGGTGTGACATCGCGCCCATCCGGTCGGCGAACGCCAGATCAGTGGTCAACAGCGGTGATTCGGCGTCGACGTCGAAGGTGAACGCGACGGCGCAGCGCTTGCCGTCCGGCCAGGGCACCGGGCCGGCGGGGATGAGGGCGGTCATCGTTGAGCCTTTCTTCCGAAGACGGACAGGAATTCCCACGTCACGTTCGCCGCGGCGATCGCGGTGATCTCGGCGTGGTCGTAGGCGGGTGAGACCTCGACGACGTCGACGCCGACCAGGTTCACACTGTCCAGACCGCGCACCACCTCGAGCAGTTCGCGGCTGGTCATGCCGCCGGCCTCCGGCGTCCCGGTACCCGGCGCGTGGGCGGGGTCGAGGACGTCGATGTCGACCGAGACGTAGACCGGCGCGTCGCCGACGCGGGCGCGGATCTTGTCGACGATACCCTCGGCGCCCAGCGTGCCGATGTCGCGGCAGGTGACGACGGAGAAGCCGAAGTTGGCGTCGTCGACGAGATCCTGTTTGTCGTAGATAGATCCGCGGACCCCGACGTGCATGTTCCGGTCGAGCAGCAGCCCTTCTTCGTAGGCCCGCCGGAACGGTGACCCGTGGGTGATGTCGGCACCGTAGTAGCGGTCCCAGGTGTCGAGGTGGGCATCGAAGTGCACCAGCGCCATCGGCCCGTGGACGGAGTGGGCGGCGCGAAGCGACGGCAGCGCCACCGAATGGTCACCGCCCAGGATGACCGCTCGGGTGCCGTTGGCGAGCAGTTGGCTCAACTGCTCGGCGACCTGGTCGACCGCCTCGGCGATGTCGAACGGATTGCATGCGAGGTCCCCCGCGTCGGCGAACTGGCAGACCTCGAACGGTTTGACGTCCAGTTCGGGGTTGTAGCCGCGGATCAGGCGCGAGCCCTGCCGTATCGCGTTGGGGCCGAAGCGCGCCCCCGGCCGGTAGGTGACCGCACTGTCGAACGGGACACCCACCACGACCACGTCGGCGTGGGACACGTCCTCCAGCCGTGGCAGCCGGGCGAAGGTGGTCCAGCCGGCGTAACGGGGCTGCACCTGCGGGTCGGCCGGCCCGACGATCGCGCGGCCGTTGTCGAGATTCATTGATTGCCTTTCCTAGACGCGGTTGCGCGACGTTCCACCGTCGACGTTCACGATCTGTCCCACTGCCGCGCCGAGCCTGCGCCGGCACAGCAGCCCGATGACGCGGGCCACCTGTTCGACGGTGCCGAACCGCCCGGTCGGCGGCACGCCACCGGGAAGCCCGGCGGCCGCATCGCACACCGACCACTCGGAGTCGACGGCGCCGACGGCGACGGCGTTGACCCCGATGCCGAAGCCGCCGAGGTCACGGGTCAGGGTCTTGGTCAGTGCGACGATGCCGCCCGCGGCCGTGGCCACCGCCGACAGTTCCGGTCCACCGACGTGCCAGCGCGATGTGGTCAGCACGATCCGGCCACCGGTGTCGTTGTGCCGCATGTGTTCCGCGGCGGCCTGGGCGTAGAGGAAGCTGCCGGTCAGGGTGGCGTCGACGTGGTCCCAGAACATGTCCATCGACTGCTCGGCGAACGCGGCGACCCGCGGCAGAGCGTGCGCGACGACCAGGGCGTCGATCCCGCCCATCACGTCGGCCGCCTGCGCCACCGCGCGGCGGACGTCCACACTGTCGGTGGGATCGGCGTCCGCCCCCTCGGTCACGGCGCCTCGGCTGGTGAAGTAGTCCGCGACGGCCGCGCCCAACGTCGTGTCGGCACCGGTGATCAGCACGCGCATGGATTCGTCACCCATGCTCAGATGACCGTTCCGCTGTTGACCGACAACACTTCTCCGCACAGGAACAGGTCCTCCTCCAGCAGTGCCTGGACGAGTTCGGCCACTTCGCGCGGTTGGGCGATGCGCCGCGCGGGCAGACCGGAGGTGAACCCCTCGGCCCGTTCCCATGAATCGGGTGGTAGCAGCGGCGTGTCGCACGGCCCGGGCGCGACCGCGTTGACCAGGATCCCGTCGGCGGCCACCTCGACGGCGATGCTGCGCAGCAGGCTCAGCGCGGCACCCTTGGCGGCCGCGTAGTGCGCGTCGTTGCTCCCGCCGCCGATGGCGCGTTCGGAGGCGATGCCGACGATGCGGCCACTCCCCCGTCGCCGCATGGCCGGTAGGACCGCGCGGCAGATGTGCGCCAGCCCGCCCACGTGCACCCGCAGCATCCGTTCCCAGGCGGCCTGGGTGATCTCGAGGGCGGGGGTCTCCTCGTAGTGTCCGGCGCACACCACGGCCGCGTCGATGCGCCCGAAGGTGTTCTCGATCTCGGCGACGGCGTCGGCGATCTCACGCTCCTCGGCGACGTCGGCGATCAGCCACTTGTCCATCGCGGGTGCGGGTTCCCGAGAGATCGAGGCCACCTTCCAGCCGCCGACCTGGAGGTTCTGCGCGATCTCGGCGCCGATGCCGCTGCCCGCACCGGTCACCACGGCGACGGGGGCGGTCATACCAGCTCGGTTTCGGTGGTCTGGTCCGTCTCGACCGGATCGTCGATGCGGCGCCCGGCGACGTTGCGTGCCTTGATGATCACCGCGCCGAGCGCGAGGATCGCACCCATCGCGACAAAGAACGCCCAGTTCATGTACCACGACTCCGACACCGTGCGCGGCCAGACGATGTTGGTGAACTCGAATCCGACCCACACCACCGCGAGGACGGCGACCGGCGTGCCGAAGCGGCCGAGGTTCCACGGTCCGGGCTCCCAGGTGCCGCGCAGACGTGCCACCAGCCCGGTCACCAGCGGGAACAGGAACGCCAGGTAGTAGCCGCCCGCGGTGAACGTCACCAGGACCGAGTAGACGTCGGTCGCGGAGATCAGGTAGACGAACGCACCGATGACGGTGGTGACGAGGATGGCCGGGATCGGCTGCGCCTCGGTCTTCGACAGCTTGGACAGCACCCTCGACCCGGGCAGCACCCTGTCGCGGGCGAAGGACCAGATGACCCGCGACCCCGAGGCCTGCAGCGCCAGGAAGCTGGCGAGGAAGCCGATCACGAAAGCCAGCAGGATCGGCTTGACGAACGATTCGCCCAGCGCACTGCGCAGTACGTAGGACACCGGGTCGGGCTCCTCGCCGGAGCGCACCATCTCGAAGTCGGGGACCGCGAGCGTGACCGCCAGTGACGCGTACGCGATCACCAGGGCGATGAAGGCGATGGAGAACAGCATCGCCTTGGGGACGTTGCGCCGTGGCTCCTTGACCTCCTCGGCGATGGCGCCGGCACTCTCGAAGCCCAGGATCGACCAGCCGGTGAAGGCCAGCGCCGCCAGGAACGGACCGGAGATGTAGGCCCACGACCAGCCGCTGGACAGGTCGATGCCGTGCAGGATGGCGTCGAAGCCGTGGTGGCGGTGGAAGAGCAGCAGGTAGGTGCCCAGGCCGACCGACGCGACGATCTCGGCGACGATGCTGCCGAGCATCAGAGCCTTGAGGAACCCGCGCCCGAGGATGTTCGCCCCGGTTCCGGCGAGCAGGATCAGCAGCGCCACGATGCTCTGCTGGACGGCGGTCGGGCGTTCGATCCCGATGAGCTGGGCCAGGAACCCGGCCCCGCCGTAGGCGACGGTGGCCATGATGATGACCAGCGCCCACATGTACACCCAGCCGGCCAGCCAGCCGGCCACCTCGCCGGCCAGCCGCCTGGTCCACTGGTAGATCGAACCCTCGTACGGCCAGCGGGACACCAGTTCGGCGAAGGCCAGCGCCACGATGAACTGCCCCACCCCGACGATGACGAAGGTCCACCAGAAACCCGGACCCGCCGTCGCCAGCGACAACCCGTAGATGCCGTACATCGCCACGATCGGGGAGATGAACGCGAACGCGAATGCGAACGCCGACCACAGTGAGAACTCGCGCCTCAATTCGGTTGGCGCCGAACCTGTTTGCGCATTGGACGTCATCTGGTCTCCCTTTCGCTGCCCCAAGGACACGCAAGTATGGGCACGCTGCGGGGAGGCCGTCATGTCGGACGGCCAAGTGCGGTTCGGACGCACAGTCGCCGGGTTCGCGACTGTAGGGATCTACAACGTTGCCGCCGCGGGCGGACGCGCGGTGTGCCGGCAGGCGAGCATCACCCCATACACTCGCGGCGCCACCCCATCAGGAAGTGAGGATGTCGTGCCCGACATCGACCAGACGGAGTTCCTGTCCGACCTCGAGGAGCACCTGCACGCGGTCGTCCGCGACACCGTCGCCGAACCGCTGCGGTCGATCGACGAGAACCTGGGGACCGTCGCGGCGCTCTGCCAGTCCGCGGTGCAGTCCGGCGGCAAACGCCTGCGCCCCCGGTTCGCC
Protein-coding sequences here:
- a CDS encoding aromatic ring-hydroxylating oxygenase subunit alpha, which encodes MNREALTPEKLREAYQHVWFVVARSQDISTPQSATLLDQNLVVFRDSTGAARVTDRRCIHRGANLADGKVVGDSIQCPYHGWQFDGSTGACSRIPSLPANGRIPPKAAIKAYPVIERFGHVWTCLGDPVFDLPDPPEIADLELEWRAAEPIHADCGFMAATENFRDMAHFPFVHEPSMGDVDPVVGDLDVKRDGREVWASYFYRQVPGSEFSDVGDAWMHYHSYAPGIATILYDFGPETGKRYLVDFPSPVSYDKCIIFWGVATDRDFRGGTVDEILETETMVFNEDTPVLEGLEPKEVPLAGQAFEVSAPADIYTLNYRRATQYAVQTIQQARGLVEAPLEQAGANGHVHA
- a CDS encoding SDR family NAD(P)-dependent oxidoreductase, translating into MGDESMRVLITGADTTLGAAVADYFTSRGAVTEGADADPTDSVDVRRAVAQAADVMGGIDALVVAHALPRVAAFAEQSMDMFWDHVDATLTGSFLYAQAAAEHMRHNDTGGRIVLTTSRWHVGGPELSAVATAAGGIVALTKTLTRDLGGFGIGVNAVAVGAVDSEWSVCDAAAGLPGGVPPTGRFGTVEQVARVIGLLCRRRLGAAVGQIVNVDGGTSRNRV
- a CDS encoding APC family permease, with protein sequence MTSNAQTGSAPTELRREFSLWSAFAFAFAFISPIVAMYGIYGLSLATAGPGFWWTFVIVGVGQFIVALAFAELVSRWPYEGSIYQWTRRLAGEVAGWLAGWVYMWALVIIMATVAYGGAGFLAQLIGIERPTAVQQSIVALLILLAGTGANILGRGFLKALMLGSIVAEIVASVGLGTYLLLFHRHHGFDAILHGIDLSSGWSWAYISGPFLAALAFTGWSILGFESAGAIAEEVKEPRRNVPKAMLFSIAFIALVIAYASLAVTLAVPDFEMVRSGEEPDPVSYVLRSALGESFVKPILLAFVIGFLASFLALQASGSRVIWSFARDRVLPGSRVLSKLSKTEAQPIPAILVTTVIGAFVYLISATDVYSVLVTFTAGGYYLAFLFPLVTGLVARLRGTWEPGPWNLGRFGTPVAVLAVVWVGFEFTNIVWPRTVSESWYMNWAFFVAMGAILALGAVIIKARNVAGRRIDDPVETDQTTETELV
- a CDS encoding SDR family NAD(P)-dependent oxidoreductase, giving the protein MTAPVAVVTGAGSGIGAEIAQNLQVGGWKVASISREPAPAMDKWLIADVAEEREIADAVAEIENTFGRIDAAVVCAGHYEETPALEITQAAWERMLRVHVGGLAHICRAVLPAMRRRGSGRIVGIASERAIGGGSNDAHYAAAKGAALSLLRSIAVEVAADGILVNAVAPGPCDTPLLPPDSWERAEGFTSGLPARRIAQPREVAELVQALLEEDLFLCGEVLSVNSGTVI
- a CDS encoding polysaccharide deacetylase family protein, which codes for MTALIPAGPVPWPDGKRCAVAFTFDVDAESPLLTTDLAFADRMGAMSHQAYGPLVGVPRLLNILDEFSVPATFFVPGYTAHRHPEAIRSIATAGHEIAHHGYLHESLVGVDEDTERAILERGLEALDEVAGVRPSGYRAPMWEMNWHTPKLLAEYGFTYDSTLMDSDHPYELAVGDSSLVELPVSWALDDWQQYCFVPDFSGTGLIETPAKAIELWRCELDAMRDIGGAWILTNHPFLSGRPGRAAALRDFIAEVRAMDDVWVAGMSEIATHVRAQHLTPRTLTRPEPTPVTARP
- a CDS encoding PDR/VanB family oxidoreductase gives rise to the protein MKLRVTQLKWEAAGIVSVVLRSPTGDRLPAWAPGAHVAVTLPSGLVRQYSLCGPADDPYSYTIAVLLVGDGRGGSREIHQRLRIGEVLEVGEPRNNFALSDAPRYLFLAGGVGITPILSMIESLRGRTDPPPWRLVYGGRDRAAMAFLDRVQASDGVDVIPQDEAGLPDIAGALADSPPGTAVYCCGPPAMIAAVSDACARHPGLDLHVERFAAAAGDVPPTVDGDGAFDVELARSGVTVTVPAGTSVLDAVLEVNPDTAFSCAAGFCGTCETKVLAGEVDHRDELLSEDERRSNATMMICVSRSRGGSRLTLDL
- the speB gene encoding agmatinase, translating into MNLDNGRAIVGPADPQVQPRYAGWTTFARLPRLEDVSHADVVVVGVPFDSAVTYRPGARFGPNAIRQGSRLIRGYNPELDVKPFEVCQFADAGDLACNPFDIAEAVDQVAEQLSQLLANGTRAVILGGDHSVALPSLRAAHSVHGPMALVHFDAHLDTWDRYYGADITHGSPFRRAYEEGLLLDRNMHVGVRGSIYDKQDLVDDANFGFSVVTCRDIGTLGAEGIVDKIRARVGDAPVYVSVDIDVLDPAHAPGTGTPEAGGMTSRELLEVVRGLDSVNLVGVDVVEVSPAYDHAEITAIAAANVTWEFLSVFGRKAQR